A section of the Prionailurus bengalensis isolate Pbe53 chromosome C2, Fcat_Pben_1.1_paternal_pri, whole genome shotgun sequence genome encodes:
- the LOC122492015 gene encoding WW domain-binding protein 11-like — MDQDKHDDSTDDSDTDGSDGESEGAEFVHCDDNERDNNEKKKSGLSVRFAHMPGKSRKKKNMKELTPLQAMMLQMAGQEVPEEGRAVEEISEDDDEGDSDDSEAEKQSQKQHKEESLFLMAYFPPLHSSKLPRSLFLLLRYKHLPCQDHLLLDHHLLHLYSHLDHLLGLPSGPLPGAPPFLRPSGMPGLQGPLPRLLPPGPPPGWPPGPPSGPLPGLPPGPPLQGPPPRLPLPAPPSIPPPRPGMMCSPLVPVLGPAPPGLFPPAPLLNPGVLSAPPNLIQQPKADDTSAATIEKKATASISAKPRITNP; from the coding sequence ATGGATCAAGATAAGCATGATGACAGTACTGATGACAGCGACACTGATGGGTCAGATGGAGAAAGTGAAGGGGCTGAATTTGTGCACTGTGATGATAATGAAAGagacaacaatgaaaaaaaaaagtcaggtctGAGTGTAAGATTTGCACATATGCCTggaaaatcaaggaagaaaaagaacatgaagGAGCTGACTCCTCTTCAAGCCATGATGCTTCAAATGGCAGGTCAGGAAGTCCCAGAGGAGGGACGAGCAGTAGAAGAAATTTCAGAGGATGATGATGAAGGCGATTCTGATGATTCTGAAGCGGAAAAGCAGTCACAAAAACAGCATAAAGAGGAATCTCTCTTTCTGATGGCATATTTCCCGCCTCTTCATAGCAGCAAGCTCCCACGCAGTCTGTTCCTCCTTCTCAGATACAAGCACCTCCCATGCCAGGACCACCTCCTCTTGGACCACCACCTGCTCCATCTTTACAGTCACCTGGACCACCTGCTTGGCCTTCCTTCTGGACCACTTCCAGGAGCTCCTCCGTTCCTGAGACCATCTGGAATGCCAGGGCTCCAAGGGCCTTTACCTCGACTTTTACCTCCAGGCCCACCACCAGGCTGGCCCCCTGGCCCTCCCTCAGGTCCACTTCCAGGTctgcctcctggccctcctcTTCAGGGACCCCCACCAAGGCTacctctccctgcacctccaaGTATTCCTCCACCCCGTCCTGGCATGATGTGCTCACCTTTGGTGCCTGTACTTGGACCTGCCCCACCTGGGCTTTTCCCACCAGCTCCCTTGCTGAACCCGGGGGTTTTAAGTGCTCCACCCAACTTGATTCAGCAACCCAAGGCGGATGATACAAGCGCAGCCACCATTGAGAAGAAAGCCACAGCATCCATCAGTGCCAAGCCACGGATCACCAATCCCTAG